From Microbacterium sp. LWH11-1.2, one genomic window encodes:
- a CDS encoding DUF4407 domain-containing protein, whose product MPYSAHRPGRYDSQGRIVLDSDPNAETDDFDFLREFEPTGTDDVTREVPVTAPAGETTEQPSPAPKPARKPRVRKPRRARTPGSRARTLAILGGAEGEILDRVPGETPRFVQMFFVLAGTALVSAISMLFALTTGVQAAMWLAVPLALVWALIIFNLDRFLTSTMASTRNVWKLIGLAIPRVIMAAIIGFVVAEPLVLQIFHNDIAREVASTNITQSQSDQEALESGPEKIALDAASDRVAELENQAATGIVAGTDSSSATESAAQATVDDLTAKMTAQQAVIDQARLLYQCELTGEGAGTVPGCTGVNGEGASSDAAEAQLAEAQQTYDALAAQLRTANDELAAAGTSAKENTSASESQNREQAQSQLPGARDTYDQALAAYNARADAVAQGNAGAVGLLSQISGLNRLSEKEPTILWAHILIAALFFMIELLPVLVKVLTSYGDPNLYEKAAAIRKQVALDKVTAEGFRDRAEIVTTQSQGMQADAAGSGEPQTRAERREAAEAAEAQERERAEKRAQAQTLDEQEQLVRPTVG is encoded by the coding sequence ATGCCCTATTCCGCCCATCGACCGGGTCGCTACGACTCGCAGGGTCGGATCGTCCTCGACAGCGACCCGAACGCCGAGACCGACGACTTCGACTTCCTGCGCGAGTTCGAGCCCACCGGCACCGACGACGTGACCCGCGAAGTGCCCGTCACCGCGCCTGCAGGGGAGACGACGGAGCAGCCGTCACCCGCTCCGAAGCCGGCGCGCAAGCCCCGGGTCCGCAAGCCGCGTCGCGCGCGCACGCCCGGTTCCCGCGCCAGGACTCTGGCGATCCTCGGTGGTGCGGAGGGCGAGATCCTCGACCGCGTCCCCGGCGAGACCCCGCGCTTCGTGCAGATGTTCTTCGTCCTCGCCGGGACCGCACTGGTCTCGGCGATCTCCATGCTGTTCGCCTTGACCACCGGCGTTCAGGCGGCGATGTGGCTGGCCGTGCCGCTGGCACTCGTGTGGGCGCTCATCATCTTCAACCTCGACCGGTTCCTGACGTCGACCATGGCGTCGACCCGGAACGTCTGGAAGCTCATCGGCCTCGCGATCCCGCGAGTGATCATGGCGGCGATCATCGGCTTCGTGGTCGCCGAGCCGCTGGTGCTGCAGATCTTCCACAACGACATCGCACGCGAGGTCGCCTCGACCAACATCACGCAGTCGCAGTCCGACCAGGAGGCCCTCGAGTCGGGGCCGGAGAAGATCGCTCTGGACGCTGCATCCGACCGCGTCGCCGAGCTGGAGAACCAGGCCGCGACCGGAATCGTCGCCGGCACGGATTCGTCCTCGGCGACCGAATCCGCCGCGCAGGCGACGGTCGACGACCTCACCGCCAAGATGACCGCGCAGCAGGCGGTCATCGATCAGGCCCGCCTGCTGTACCAGTGCGAGCTCACCGGCGAGGGCGCGGGCACGGTCCCCGGCTGCACCGGAGTCAACGGCGAGGGCGCGAGCTCGGATGCCGCCGAGGCGCAGCTCGCCGAGGCGCAGCAGACCTACGACGCGCTGGCCGCGCAGCTGCGCACGGCGAACGACGAGCTCGCCGCCGCCGGCACGTCCGCCAAGGAGAACACCTCGGCGTCGGAGTCGCAGAACCGCGAGCAGGCGCAGTCGCAGCTGCCGGGGGCGCGCGACACCTACGACCAGGCTCTCGCGGCATACAACGCGCGCGCGGATGCCGTGGCGCAGGGCAACGCGGGAGCTGTCGGACTGCTGAGCCAGATCAGCGGACTCAACCGGCTGAGCGAGAAGGAGCCGACGATCCTGTGGGCGCACATCCTGATCGCGGCGCTGTTCTTCATGATCGAGCTGCTGCCCGTGCTGGTGAAGGTCCTCACGAGCTACGGGGACCCGAACCTCTATGAGAAGGCCGCGGCCATCCGCAAGCAGGTCGCGCTCGACAAGGTGACGGCCGAGGGCTTCCGCGACCGCGCCGAGATCGTGACGACGCAGTCGCAGGGGATGCAGGCGGATGCCGCCGGCTCCGGTGAACCGCAGACCCGCGCCGAGCGCCGCGAGGCGGCCGAGGCGGCCGAGGCGCAGGAGCGCGAACGGGCCGAGAAGCGCGCGCAGGCGCAGACCCTCGACGAGCAGGAGCAGCTGGTCCGTCCGACAGTCGGCTGA
- a CDS encoding PLP-dependent aminotransferase family protein, whose protein sequence is MLVRAGEVSSEGLSGRLGRWTHGDGTLAGRLARGIAGLIETGELRPGDRLPAERALAAASSVSRGTVVAAYADLAESGLVERRQGSGTRIAGSAASVAPVQRPGRGEALFSALPNAIDLLRTVPQIPELAVQLIRDHQPRLDLALLPETDPAGLPVLRQLIAEMYRAEGTPTTPEQILVTHGAQQAISLVVNALVGPGDVVLAEEITWPGVTDSVGLRGGTVHGIPMGPDGLDVDALEQALARLRPALVALNPHHQNPTGTRLPVAARRRVAELAAVYGVPVIEDRVVAGISFDGVVPPTLAAERADAPIIVVESVSKWAWAGLRIGWLRAEPVLVRRLRGARQLADQSTSVPGQLIALDLIAHAEELRRANSRIHQERLGLLRRLMAEHLPDWQVDPPRGGLSLWVALPAGSADALARIAATHGVSIAGSAAFAASVSSDDHIRIPFTAPDDVLTEGIRRLGAAWREYRETLGRAS, encoded by the coding sequence GTGCTCGTTCGGGCCGGCGAGGTGTCGTCCGAGGGGCTCTCCGGGCGACTGGGGCGCTGGACCCACGGCGACGGCACTCTCGCGGGCCGGCTCGCGCGCGGAATCGCGGGCCTCATCGAGACCGGCGAGCTGCGTCCCGGTGACCGCCTCCCCGCCGAACGCGCGCTCGCCGCCGCCAGCTCGGTGTCTCGGGGCACCGTCGTCGCGGCCTATGCCGACCTCGCCGAGAGCGGGCTCGTCGAGCGGCGGCAGGGGAGCGGAACGCGCATCGCGGGCTCCGCGGCATCCGTCGCCCCCGTGCAGCGACCGGGTCGCGGCGAAGCGCTGTTCTCCGCCCTGCCGAACGCGATCGACCTGCTGCGGACCGTCCCGCAGATCCCCGAGCTCGCCGTGCAGCTGATCCGCGACCATCAGCCACGGCTCGACCTCGCGCTCCTGCCCGAGACGGACCCCGCTGGACTCCCCGTCCTGCGCCAGCTCATCGCGGAGATGTACCGCGCCGAGGGCACGCCGACCACTCCCGAGCAGATCCTCGTGACGCACGGAGCGCAGCAGGCGATCAGCCTCGTCGTGAACGCGCTCGTCGGCCCCGGCGACGTGGTGCTCGCGGAGGAGATCACCTGGCCGGGGGTCACCGACTCGGTGGGGCTGCGCGGCGGCACGGTGCACGGCATCCCGATGGGGCCGGACGGGCTCGACGTCGACGCGCTCGAGCAGGCGCTTGCGCGGCTGCGGCCCGCACTCGTCGCGCTCAACCCGCACCACCAGAACCCGACCGGGACGCGTCTGCCCGTCGCCGCCCGGCGCCGCGTCGCGGAGCTCGCCGCGGTCTACGGCGTGCCCGTGATCGAGGACCGCGTCGTCGCAGGCATCTCCTTCGACGGCGTCGTGCCGCCCACCCTCGCGGCAGAGCGGGCCGATGCGCCGATCATCGTCGTCGAGTCCGTCTCGAAGTGGGCGTGGGCGGGGCTGCGGATCGGCTGGCTGCGCGCCGAGCCGGTGCTCGTGCGGCGGCTGCGCGGCGCACGGCAGCTCGCCGACCAGTCCACCAGTGTGCCGGGGCAGCTCATCGCGCTCGACCTCATCGCGCACGCTGAGGAGCTGCGGCGTGCGAACAGCCGCATCCACCAGGAGCGCCTCGGGCTCCTCCGACGCCTGATGGCCGAGCACCTGCCCGACTGGCAGGTCGACCCGCCGCGTGGTGGCCTGTCGCTCTGGGTCGCGCTGCCCGCGGGATCCGCCGACGCCCTCGCCCGGATCGCGGCCACCCACGGCGTCTCGATCGCCGGGAGTGCCGCGTTCGCGGCATCCGTCTCCTCCGACGACCACATCCGGATCCCGTTCACCGCACCCGACGACGTGCTCACGGAGGGCATCCGCCGGCTCGGCGCGGCGTGGCGCGAGTATCGGGAGACTCTCGGGCGTGCTTCCTAG
- a CDS encoding aldo/keto reductase family protein yields MVNYRYLGNSGLKVSEITYGNWVTHASQVGDDAAVKTVHAALDAGITTFDTADTYANTAAEVVLGKALEGQRREGLEIFTKVYFPTGPKGPNDTGLSRKHILESINGSLKRLGTDYVDLYQAHRFDYETPLEETFQAFADVVRQGKALYIGVSEWTAEQLREGHAIAKQLGVQLISNQPQYSMLWRVIEGKVVPASEELGISQIVWSPMAQGVLSGKYLPGQPVPEGSRATDPHSGADFIKSFLQDDILTAVQRLKPIADEAGLSMPQLAIAWVLQNPNIAAALVGASRPEQLAETVKASGVKLDADTLAAIDTALGDAVNRDAEHTYSVSPKHRLT; encoded by the coding sequence ATGGTCAACTATCGCTATCTCGGAAACAGCGGTCTCAAGGTCTCGGAGATCACCTACGGCAACTGGGTCACCCACGCATCGCAGGTCGGCGATGACGCCGCCGTGAAGACGGTCCACGCGGCGCTCGACGCCGGCATCACCACATTCGACACCGCAGACACCTATGCCAACACCGCCGCCGAGGTCGTGCTCGGCAAGGCTCTGGAAGGACAGCGCCGCGAAGGGCTGGAGATCTTCACGAAGGTCTACTTCCCGACCGGCCCGAAGGGTCCGAACGACACCGGCCTGAGCCGCAAGCACATCCTCGAGTCGATCAACGGCTCGCTGAAGCGCCTCGGAACCGACTACGTCGACCTGTACCAGGCGCACCGCTTCGACTACGAGACGCCGCTCGAGGAGACCTTCCAGGCCTTCGCCGACGTCGTGCGTCAGGGCAAGGCGCTGTACATCGGCGTCTCGGAGTGGACCGCCGAGCAGCTGCGCGAGGGCCACGCGATCGCGAAGCAGCTCGGCGTTCAGCTCATCTCGAACCAGCCCCAGTACTCGATGCTGTGGCGGGTCATCGAGGGCAAGGTCGTCCCGGCATCCGAAGAGCTCGGCATCTCGCAGATCGTCTGGTCGCCGATGGCGCAGGGGGTGCTCAGCGGCAAGTACCTCCCCGGTCAGCCGGTGCCCGAGGGATCGCGCGCGACCGACCCGCACAGCGGTGCCGACTTCATCAAGAGCTTCCTGCAGGACGACATCCTCACCGCCGTGCAGCGGCTCAAGCCGATCGCCGACGAGGCGGGCCTCTCGATGCCGCAGCTCGCGATCGCGTGGGTGCTGCAGAACCCGAACATCGCCGCGGCGCTGGTCGGAGCATCCCGTCCGGAGCAGCTCGCCGAGACGGTCAAGGCCTCGGGCGTGAAGCTCGACGCCGACACGCTCGCGGCGATCGACACGGCACTCGGCGATGCGGTCAACCGCGACGCCGAGCACACCTACTCGGTCTCGCCGAAGCACCGCCTGACCTGA
- a CDS encoding carbohydrate ABC transporter permease produces the protein MTITGTTMTETRRLTVPDPARAPRPKRRVTPGGVVRVVGLGLWLVITLFPLYWIALTSIKSPGTINRFPIEYWPSEPSFENYVNLFQQSSFAVFLGNSALVAIVAGAVATLIALLSAYVIARFEFRGKGAVLIAFLLTQMIPAFIALGPLYSMMTDLGLVDTKPGLILVYIAICIPFSTVMLRGFFENVPDALEEAAMIDGCSRLGALFRVLVPVMTPGIIAAFIFNFVNCWNELFLSVVLMNTDENRTVPSALNGFISTFNIDWGSMSAAAVLTILPTMAMFALASRWIVQGLTAGAVKE, from the coding sequence ATGACCATCACCGGTACCACCATGACGGAGACCAGGCGGCTCACCGTCCCCGACCCGGCCAGGGCTCCGCGTCCGAAGCGCCGGGTGACGCCGGGCGGCGTTGTGCGCGTCGTCGGCCTCGGGCTCTGGCTGGTGATCACGCTCTTCCCGCTCTACTGGATCGCGCTGACGTCGATCAAGTCGCCGGGCACGATCAACCGGTTCCCGATCGAGTACTGGCCCAGCGAGCCCTCGTTCGAGAACTACGTGAACCTGTTCCAGCAGAGCTCGTTCGCGGTGTTCCTCGGCAACTCGGCCCTGGTGGCGATCGTCGCCGGCGCGGTGGCCACGCTGATCGCATTGCTCTCCGCCTACGTGATCGCCCGCTTCGAGTTCCGCGGGAAGGGCGCGGTGCTGATCGCGTTCCTGCTCACCCAGATGATCCCGGCGTTCATCGCCCTGGGACCGCTGTACTCGATGATGACCGACCTGGGTCTGGTCGACACCAAGCCCGGCCTCATCCTCGTCTACATCGCGATCTGCATCCCGTTCTCGACCGTCATGCTGCGGGGCTTCTTCGAGAACGTGCCGGATGCGCTGGAGGAGGCGGCGATGATCGACGGATGCTCCCGCCTCGGCGCCCTGTTCCGGGTGCTCGTGCCGGTCATGACGCCCGGCATCATCGCGGCGTTCATCTTCAACTTCGTGAACTGCTGGAACGAGCTGTTCCTGTCGGTCGTGCTGATGAACACCGACGAGAACCGCACGGTCCCCTCGGCGCTGAACGGCTTCATCTCGACGTTCAACATCGACTGGGGCTCGATGAGCGCCGCAGCGGTCCTGACGATCCTGCCGACCATGGCGATGTTCGCGCTCGCGAGCCGCTGGATCGTGCAGGGCCTGACGGCCGGCGCCGTGAAGGAGTAA
- a CDS encoding sugar ABC transporter permease, whose protein sequence is MALTAREGGSVGTASKEAAGGASPGPRRRPFRGRHALTLLAFMAPAIVFVCWFTYWPMLQGARMAFHDWNLWDLTSTPFVGFDNFVAVFQDPAFPVVAWNSILWVVGSLVPQLVIGFLIALALRKRFRFRGLYQALVFFPWAVSGFLIGMLFRWMFNAEFGVVNDLLMKAGLIDAPLPWLADPKLAMIAVIVANIWYGVTFFAIMILAALQSVPDEMLEAASLDGAGKVRQLFSIIIPYIAVTLLLTILLRVIWIFNFPDIIYAMTNGGPANQTHIITTWMINYTQQGNYGIASAIGLIVVAFLFVFCAFYLMAMRRAQR, encoded by the coding sequence GTGGCCCTGACCGCTCGCGAGGGAGGTTCCGTCGGCACGGCTTCGAAAGAAGCCGCCGGCGGGGCCTCCCCCGGCCCCCGGCGCCGGCCGTTCCGCGGCCGGCACGCGCTGACGCTCCTGGCCTTCATGGCCCCGGCGATCGTCTTCGTGTGCTGGTTCACATACTGGCCGATGCTGCAGGGCGCCCGCATGGCCTTCCACGACTGGAACCTCTGGGACCTCACGTCGACCCCGTTCGTCGGCTTCGACAACTTCGTCGCGGTGTTCCAGGATCCGGCGTTCCCCGTCGTGGCGTGGAACTCGATCCTCTGGGTGGTCGGCTCCCTCGTCCCGCAGCTGGTGATCGGCTTCCTGATCGCCCTCGCCCTGCGCAAGCGGTTCCGCTTCCGCGGGCTCTACCAGGCCCTCGTGTTCTTCCCCTGGGCGGTGTCGGGCTTCCTGATCGGGATGCTGTTCCGCTGGATGTTCAACGCCGAGTTCGGCGTCGTCAACGACCTGCTCATGAAGGCCGGTCTGATCGACGCCCCGCTGCCCTGGCTCGCCGACCCGAAGCTCGCGATGATCGCCGTGATCGTCGCCAACATCTGGTACGGCGTGACGTTCTTCGCGATCATGATCCTGGCCGCGCTCCAGTCCGTCCCGGACGAGATGCTGGAGGCCGCGAGCCTCGACGGCGCCGGCAAGGTGCGACAGCTGTTCTCGATCATCATCCCGTACATCGCGGTGACGCTGCTGCTCACGATCCTGCTGCGCGTGATCTGGATCTTCAACTTCCCGGACATCATCTACGCCATGACCAACGGCGGGCCCGCGAACCAGACCCACATCATCACGACCTGGATGATCAACTACACCCAGCAGGGCAACTACGGCATCGCGAGCGCGATCGGCCTCATCGTCGTCGCGTTCCTGTTCGTGTTCTGCGCGTTCTATCTGATGGCGATGCGGAGGGCCCAGCGATGA
- a CDS encoding sugar ABC transporter substrate-binding protein, protein MKNKILTTAAGVGTVAVLALTGCSAGGGPSADGTVTLQMVESLTNPARTDLIRGLLDEFEKENPKIKVNLVSPPTEQADQKIQQMLQSGKGVDLLEVRDITVGPFANNGWLYDLGDDLEKWDGWDALTDNAKSASVAEDGNSYFVPYGFYGLSLFYRTDLVEKAGFDGPPKSWEDLLEQASAIQDPSNNVYGYAFRGGPNANSNVVAAIEAYTIDDLNIDDAFLMKDGSTIFAAPEAQDAVDDYFALFEKASPPSAVSWGYPEMVAGFTNGTTAFLLQDPEVIATVQDSNLTEDQWDTAPLLVGPSGKAAQPLAVAGWGVAEASENKEAAVKLVEFLSSAEPATEFAQANSLVPIITEAADDDFYSTGPWTSYVTMTEDPDTYVNVRQPRGVSWWTEWIQKSDQDVQNVLLGNMSTSDLLASWDAFWTEKYAAEKG, encoded by the coding sequence GTGAAGAACAAGATCTTGACGACAGCGGCGGGAGTCGGCACCGTCGCCGTCCTCGCGCTCACCGGCTGCTCCGCCGGCGGCGGCCCGTCCGCCGACGGGACCGTCACCCTGCAGATGGTCGAGAGCCTGACCAACCCGGCGCGCACCGACCTCATCCGCGGACTCCTCGACGAGTTCGAGAAGGAGAACCCGAAGATCAAGGTCAACCTGGTCTCGCCGCCCACCGAGCAGGCCGACCAGAAGATCCAGCAGATGCTGCAGTCCGGCAAGGGCGTCGACCTCCTCGAGGTGCGCGACATCACGGTCGGACCGTTCGCCAACAACGGCTGGCTGTACGACCTCGGCGACGACCTGGAGAAGTGGGACGGCTGGGACGCCCTGACCGACAACGCCAAGTCCGCGTCGGTCGCAGAAGACGGCAACAGCTACTTCGTCCCGTACGGCTTCTACGGCCTGTCGCTGTTCTACCGCACCGACCTCGTCGAGAAGGCCGGCTTCGACGGTCCGCCGAAGAGCTGGGAAGACCTGCTCGAGCAGGCGAGCGCGATCCAGGACCCGTCGAACAACGTCTACGGCTACGCCTTCCGCGGCGGCCCGAACGCGAACAGCAACGTGGTCGCCGCCATCGAGGCGTACACGATCGACGATCTGAACATCGACGACGCCTTCCTGATGAAGGACGGCTCGACGATCTTCGCGGCGCCCGAGGCGCAGGATGCCGTCGACGACTACTTCGCCCTGTTCGAGAAGGCATCGCCGCCCTCGGCCGTGTCGTGGGGCTACCCCGAGATGGTCGCCGGCTTCACGAACGGCACCACGGCGTTCCTGCTGCAGGACCCCGAGGTCATCGCGACGGTCCAGGACTCGAACCTCACCGAGGACCAGTGGGACACCGCTCCGCTCCTCGTGGGCCCGTCGGGCAAGGCCGCGCAGCCGTTGGCCGTGGCCGGATGGGGCGTCGCCGAGGCGAGCGAGAACAAGGAGGCGGCGGTGAAGCTCGTCGAGTTCCTCTCGTCCGCCGAGCCCGCGACCGAGTTCGCGCAGGCGAACAGCCTGGTGCCGATCATCACCGAAGCGGCGGATGACGACTTCTACTCCACCGGCCCGTGGACGAGCTACGTCACCATGACGGAAGACCCGGACACCTACGTCAACGTGCGCCAGCCGCGCGGCGTCAGCTGGTGGACCGAATGGATCCAGAAGTCCGACCAGGATGTGCAGAACGTGCTGCTCGGCAACATGTCGACGAGCGATCTGCTGGCATCCTGGGACGCCTTCTGGACGGAGAAGTACGCCGCGGAGAAGGGCTGA
- a CDS encoding aminotransferase class V-fold PLP-dependent enzyme has translation MQATGFPAPLRLRSFDRARDAWPLDPAIIHLNHGSFGAVPTAVVEQQDALRRKADLSPVEWFPRIAERVRAARELTAPFVGARPEDSAFVPNASAAATVVYNALRLESGDEILVTDQGYGAITMGAQRLARRFGATVRVVELPLLGSDDEIVELFAAALTPRTKLIVVDQITSPTARLLPTRRIAELAADRGVRTLVDGAHAPGLVADAAAVAGGDWWFGNLHKWPCAPRGSALLVTETHDREELWPLIDSWAAQESYPTRFDTQGTIDATTYLATPAAIDFVESEYGWQRARETMAVLADAGAEIIAEGFRPYADEEPLTPLPSPVPSMRLVRLPLGLGATREEADALRMDLLDLTGVETAFTSFRGIGYFRLSAHLYSEASDFEAFVERCIPQILQRAGIRPAASVIIP, from the coding sequence ATGCAGGCCACCGGTTTCCCCGCCCCGCTCCGACTGAGGTCGTTCGACCGTGCGCGGGATGCCTGGCCCCTGGATCCGGCGATCATCCACCTCAACCACGGCTCATTCGGCGCCGTCCCCACCGCCGTCGTCGAGCAGCAGGACGCGCTGCGCCGCAAGGCGGATCTGAGCCCGGTCGAGTGGTTCCCCCGCATCGCCGAGCGCGTGCGCGCCGCCCGGGAGCTGACCGCCCCGTTCGTGGGCGCTCGCCCCGAGGACAGTGCCTTCGTGCCGAACGCCTCTGCCGCTGCCACCGTCGTCTACAACGCGCTCCGCCTCGAGAGCGGAGACGAGATCCTCGTCACCGATCAGGGCTACGGCGCGATCACGATGGGGGCGCAGCGCCTCGCCCGCCGCTTCGGCGCGACCGTGCGGGTCGTCGAGCTCCCGCTGCTGGGCTCCGACGACGAGATCGTCGAGCTGTTCGCCGCTGCCCTCACCCCGCGCACGAAGCTCATCGTCGTCGATCAGATCACCTCCCCGACCGCCCGGCTGCTGCCGACCCGACGCATCGCCGAACTCGCAGCCGACCGCGGAGTGCGCACGCTCGTCGACGGCGCCCACGCCCCCGGCCTCGTCGCGGATGCCGCAGCCGTCGCCGGCGGCGACTGGTGGTTCGGCAACCTGCACAAGTGGCCCTGCGCTCCGCGCGGCTCGGCGCTGCTCGTGACAGAGACGCACGACCGCGAAGAGCTCTGGCCCCTGATCGACTCGTGGGCGGCGCAGGAGTCGTACCCGACGCGCTTCGACACGCAGGGCACGATCGACGCGACGACCTACCTCGCCACCCCCGCCGCCATCGACTTCGTCGAGAGCGAGTACGGCTGGCAGCGTGCGCGCGAGACGATGGCGGTGCTCGCGGATGCCGGCGCTGAGATCATCGCCGAGGGCTTCCGCCCCTACGCCGACGAGGAGCCCCTCACCCCGCTCCCCTCGCCCGTTCCGTCGATGCGACTCGTCCGCCTCCCCCTCGGCCTCGGCGCCACGCGGGAGGAGGCCGACGCCCTGCGCATGGACCTGCTCGACCTGACCGGGGTCGAGACCGCGTTCACCAGCTTCCGCGGCATCGGCTACTTCCGCCTGTCGGCGCACCTCTACTCCGAGGCATCCGACTTCGAGGCGTTCGTGGAGCGCTGCATCCCGCAGATCCTCCAGCGTGCCGGCATCCGGCCCGCGGCATCCGTCATCATCCCCTGA
- a CDS encoding FCD domain-containing protein has protein sequence MSALDKALHGLRALIADGALRPGDRLPSEGELCERLGVSRGSLREAIRTLGALGVLETRHGSGSYVSELRAADLIGSLSLTVGLLPMAGVLELTELRRVLEPHAAALAAARIDEETVEKLDALLGEIEVSDDFEDHSRLDHEFHMTISKVAGNDALTSLIDVLRSRSRAYRIHDVHDAAELKLHSDAGHRAILRGLAAADPVAASAAASSHVAYTEYWVRKYTEVDEQAE, from the coding sequence ATGAGCGCGTTGGACAAAGCGCTGCACGGGCTGCGGGCGCTCATCGCCGACGGTGCCCTGCGGCCGGGGGACAGACTGCCCAGCGAGGGCGAGCTCTGCGAACGGCTCGGCGTCTCTCGCGGATCACTCCGCGAGGCGATCCGCACGCTCGGCGCCCTCGGCGTGCTGGAGACCCGGCACGGGTCCGGCAGCTACGTCAGCGAGCTGCGCGCCGCCGACCTCATCGGCAGCCTGTCGCTCACCGTGGGGCTTCTGCCCATGGCGGGAGTGCTCGAGCTCACCGAGCTGCGGCGCGTGCTCGAACCGCACGCTGCTGCGCTCGCCGCGGCGCGTATCGATGAAGAGACCGTGGAGAAGCTCGATGCGCTCCTCGGCGAGATCGAGGTCAGCGACGACTTCGAGGATCACTCGCGGCTCGACCACGAGTTCCACATGACGATCTCGAAGGTCGCCGGCAACGACGCCCTCACCAGCCTGATCGACGTGCTCCGGTCGCGCTCGCGCGCCTATCGGATCCACGATGTGCACGATGCGGCCGAGCTCAAGCTGCATTCGGATGCCGGGCACCGCGCGATCCTCCGCGGTCTCGCCGCGGCCGATCCGGTGGCGGCCTCTGCGGCGGCGTCTTCGCATGTCGCGTACACCGAGTACTGGGTGCGCAAGTACACCGAGGTGGACGAGCAGGCTGAATGA
- a CDS encoding ACT domain-containing protein, translating into MTTLILTVAGADRPGLVAAVADVVDAHGGNWENSSLAELAGTFAGVIEVSVAEDRAPELQTALRSLQGQGLLTLAVLTGTPAADLDDEQLLTIQVLGNDRHGIVREISTVLSQHALSIEELATETRDAAMAGGRLFEASVTARVPATVDLDALRADLERIAAEIQVDITLA; encoded by the coding sequence ATGACCACTCTGATCCTCACCGTCGCGGGTGCAGACCGTCCGGGCCTCGTGGCCGCTGTCGCCGATGTCGTCGATGCGCACGGCGGCAACTGGGAGAACAGCTCGCTGGCAGAACTCGCCGGCACGTTCGCGGGCGTGATCGAGGTGTCCGTCGCCGAAGACCGCGCGCCCGAGCTCCAGACCGCGCTGCGCTCGCTGCAGGGCCAGGGCCTGTTGACCCTCGCCGTGCTCACGGGCACCCCCGCCGCCGATCTCGACGACGAGCAGCTCCTGACGATCCAGGTGCTCGGAAACGACCGCCACGGCATCGTCCGCGAGATCTCGACGGTGCTGAGTCAGCACGCCCTGAGCATCGAGGAGCTGGCGACCGAGACCCGGGATGCCGCGATGGCCGGCGGTCGCCTGTTCGAGGCATCCGTCACCGCGCGCGTTCCGGCGACGGTCGATCTCGACGCGCTGCGCGCCGACCTCGAGCGCATCGCCGCCGAGATCCAGGTCGACATCACCCTCGCCTGA